A region of the Exiguobacterium aurantiacum DSM 6208 genome:
GCTTCGGTGGTATGTTTAGCCCCGTTACATTTTCGGCGCGGCGTCACTCGACTAGTGAGCTATTACGCACTCTTTGAATGGTGGCTGCTTCTAAGCCAACATCCTAGTTGTCTGTGCAACGCCACATCCTTTTCCACTTAACATACACTTGGGGACCTTAGCTGATGGTCTGGGCTGTTTCCCTCTCGACTACGGATCTTATCACTCGCAGTCTGACTCCCGAGTACAAGTCACTGGCATTCGGAGTTTGACTGAATTCGGTAACCCTGTGGGGGCCCCTAGTCCAATCAGTGCTCTACCTCCAGAACTCTTCACCTCGAGGCTAGCCCTAAAGCTATTTCGGAGAGAACCAGCTATCTCCAGGTTCGATTGGCATTTCACCGCTACCCACACCTCATCCCCGCACTTTTCAACGTGCGTGGGTTCGGACCTCCAGTCAGTGTTACCTGACCTTCATCCTGGACATGGGTAGATCACCTGGTTTCGGGTCTACGACGACGGACTGATGCGCCCTATTCAGACTCGCTTTCGCTGCGGCTCCGCCTTTTCAGCTTAACCTCGCCCGCCATCGTAACTCGCCGGTTCATTCTACAAAAGGCACGCCATCACCCGTTAACGGGCTCTGACTACTTGTAGGCATACGGTTTCAGGATCTGTTTCACTCCCCTTCCGGGGTGCTTTTCACCTTTCCCTCACGGTACTGGTTCACTATCGGTCACTAGGAAGTATTTAGCCTTGGGAGATGGTCCTCCCGGATTCCGACGGGGTTTCACGTGTCCCGCCGTACTCAGGATCCACTCTGGAGGGGATAAGATTTCAGCTACAGGGCCGTCACCTTCTCTGGCCGACCTTTCCAGGTCGTTCACCTATCCTATCCCTTTGTAACTCCGTATAGAGTGTCCTACAACCCCAGGAAGCATGCTTCCTGGTTTGGGCTGTTCCCGTTTCGCTCGCCGCTACTCAGGGAATCGAATTTTCTTTCTCTTCCTCCGGGTACTTAGATGTTTCAGTTCCCCGGGTTTGCCTCACACCGTGCTATGTATTCACACGGGTGTCCCGCCAGTCTCCCGGCGGTGGGTTCCCCCATTCGGATACCCCTGGATCAAAGTGTACTTACCACTCCCCAGGGCATTTCGCTGTTCGTCGCGTCCTTCATCGGCTCCTAGTGCCAAGGCATCCACCGTACGCCCTTTCTACCTTGATCTAGCGTCTAAGACACACGGTCCTCACGGACCATATGTGAAATTTTGGTTTGATGTCTTGATGAATCTTCAGTTTTCAAGGAACAATCGAGGGACGAACCCTCAAAACTGAACGATGGGCAATGCCACATGGGCATTTTCCTTAGAAAGGAGGTGATCCAGCCGCACCTTCCGATACGGCTACCTTGTTACGACTTCACCCCAATCATCTGTCCCACCTTCGGCGGCTGGCTCCCTAAGGTTACCTCACCGACTTCGGGTGTTACAAACTCTCGTGGTGTGACGGGCGGTGTGTACAAGACCCGGGAACGTATTCACCGCAGTATGCTGACCTGCGATTACTAGCGATTCCGACTTCATGCAGGCGAGTTGCAGCCTGCAATCCGAACTGAGAACGGCTTTCTGGGATTGGCTCCACCTCGCGGCTTCGCTGCCCTTTGTACCGTCCATTGTAGCACGTGTGTAGCCCAACTCATAAGGGGCATGATGATTTGACGTCATCCCCACCTTCCTCCGGTTTGTCACCGGCAGTCTCCTTAGAGTGCCCAACTGAATGGTGGCAACTAAGGACAAGGGTTGCGCTCGTTGCGGGACTTAACCCAACATCTCACGACACGAGCTGACGACAACCATGCACCACCTGTCACCCCTGCCCCCGAAGGGGAAAGTACATCTCTGTACCGGTCAGGGGGATGTCAAGAGTTGGTAAGGTTCTTCGCGTTGCTTCGAATTAAACCACATGCTCCACCGCTTGTGCGGGTCCCCGTCAATTCCTTTGAGTTTCAGCCTTGCGACCGTACTCCCCAGGCGGAGTGCTTAATGCGTTAGCTTCAGCACTGAAGGGCGGAAACCCTCCAACACCTAGCACTCATCGTTTACGGCGTGGACTACCAGGGTATCTAATCCTGTTTGCTCCCCACGCTTTCGCGCCTCAGCGTCAGTTATAGGCCAAAGAGTCGCCTTCGCCACTGGTGTTCCTCCACATCTCTACGCATTTCACCGCTACACGTGGAATTCCACTCTTCTCTCCTATACTCAAGCCTCCCAGTTTCCAATGGCCCTCCCCGGTTGAGCCGGGGGCTTTCACATCAGACTTAAGAGGCCGCCTGCGCGCGCTTTACGCCCAATAATTCCGGACAACGCTTGCCACCTACGTATTACCGCGGCTGCTGGCACGTAGTTAGCCGTGGCTTTCTCGCAAGGTACCGTCAAGGTGCCGCCATTGCCTGCGGCACTTGTTCTTCCCTTACAACAGAACTTTACGACCCGAAGGCCTTCATCGTTCACGCGGCGTTGCTCCATCAGACTTTCGTCCATTGTGGAAGATTCCCTACTGCTGCCTCCCGTAGGAGTCTGGGCCGTGTCTCAGTCCCAGTGTGGCCGATCACCCTCTCAGGTCGGCTATGCATCGTCGCCTTGGTGGGCCATTACCCCACCAACTAGCTAATGCACCGCAAAGCCATCCCCAGGCGACGCCGAAGCGCCTTTCATCCTCGAACCATGCGGTTCGATGACCCATCCGGTATTAGCCCCGATTTCTCGTGGTTATCCCAGACCTGAGGGCAGGTTCTTTACGTGTTACTCACCCGTCCGCCGCTCATTCCGCCAACGTCCCCCCGAAGGGTTCAGATGACTTCCTGCGCTCGACTTGCATGTATTAGGCACGCCGCCAGCGTTCGTCCTGAGCCAGGATCAAACTCTCCAAAGAATTTGATATAGCTCTTGAAAATGACGAAGCTTGCGCTTCAATCAAAACTTGTAAAACTTTTTTTGCCTCATCGTTCAGTTTTCAAAGTTCGTCTGCCGCTCTTGGCGACTTCATTAATCTATCACGTCGGCTATTCCTGCGTCAACAACTTTTTTCACAAATTGTTTTACTGAAATAATCTTTTGTCGTGACAACGTTTATAACTATAATCTCTATTTCCCACATCGTCAATAGAATTATCGCAAATAATAAAAAAAAGTTGAACCTCGTCTAGCGAGGCCCGACTTATCAGTCTTTCGCAAGTGGAACATAACCTGTCTGTTCCACCAAAGCTTGTCCTTCTTCTGACGTCATCCAATCGAGAAACGGTTTATATTGCTCATAACGTTCCTCTGTCGTAATCGCATAGAACTCAGACGTAATCGGATAGGTGCCATCCGCAATCGTCTCAACGGTAGGCGCCACACCGTTCACTTGAAGCAACTTAATATCATGCTCTGTAATCATCTCAGAAGCATAAAAACGGAATGAGAAGCCAATCGCATTTTTATGATTTTGATAAACGGCCGCCTGTTCAATGATGCCGCCCATGCCTTCCGGGACATCCTCGACCGGAGCATCCATCAACTCCCGTTCACCCATCATCCGTTGCAAGGCGGTCTGACTCCCACTTCCTTCCGGCCGTTGAAAAGCACGAATCGAGTCATCCTTTCCACCGACCTCTTTCCAGTTACGGATATCCCCCGCGTAGATTTGCTGAATCTCTTCTAATTCAAGTGAATCCACGGGATTATCTTCATGTACGAAGAAGATGAACGCTTCTCGCCCGATCGGTGTCATGTTGAACTTGACGTCCGTCCGCTCGGCCGCAGCGATTTGACGGTCAGACGGACCGGCCACGAAAATAATATCCGCTTGTCCGTAAATCAATCGATCATACGCTTCGCCTGTCGTCGTAGAAACGACTCGACTTGCATCAGGACGATACGGGTCATAGTTCCCTGACGGATAGGTCGCCTCGACAAAAGCGGCATAAAGCGGATAAAGCGCAGTCGCACCATCAAGACGTGGAACGTCTGATCCAATTTTAAATGAGGCCGGCGCATCGAGCTTTGCCAAATTAGAGTCTTGCTGGAACGGTTTATAATCAAGCAACTCGACGCCCCGTTCTTCAATTCGTAACCCGGCTGTATAAACATAATAGCCTTTGACCGAACTAAAGAATACGACGCCGACGACCGTCCCGACCAAAGCGACACGTTTCATGCGGGTTTTCGAAAGTTTCGAAAAGTCATATAGCGCCATCATGATAATTAAAAAGACGGCCACATACCAAATCGTCCAAATGATCGGCCGTCCGCCCTCAATCGGATCTCCCATCGTGAATATGGCGGCTACGAAGCTTAAAAAAACAGCCGCAACCATAATAAACACACTACCTAACAAAAACTTCGTTATCTTCATCGATCTTACTATCTCCATTCATAATCGTTTTCATGAAATCTCGTACGCAATCGCTTCGACACCGACGCCTTTTGTCGGTCTTGCCACGGCGCGCACGTATCCTTTACGCACGAGGAAACTGATAATGCTCCCTAGATCGACGCGAAGCTCCTGTAAATCTGGATGTTCCATCAGTTCCGAAAACGGCCACGCATCCTCTCGCTGTTGCATCGCTTGCAATAACAGCAACGTCCCAGGCAACACTTTCGATTGAATCAAGTGCTCCATCCCAATGATGACGAGATGGATTCGTTGTTCAAGTGACTCCCCCCCACTCACTAACTCTTCATGGAGTTTGTACACTTCTAAATCAAGTTTACGGACTTGCTTCCATAATATAATCTCCGGATGGATGCCCGCCTCTAAAATTGACAGACGTGCCAAGTGAGTCAGCGCATGATGAATTTGCGTAAAGGCGTCTTGATATTCGCCTTGCAAAAACAACCCACGCCCGTCCTCGAATCGTCTTAATAGTTTCGCGAATGAGAGCGAGAGCTGCAGACGTTGCTCTTCATTCGAAAAGTTACGCAATCGCTGTCTAAGGTCGAGTAAAAATTCATTTCGTTCGAATAAAACCATTCCGTCTTCTATCCAGTGGATTGCCCGCCGATTCTCATTCATTAAAATCCAACGGTCCATCATCGAATCACTTACGAGGTGTAGTACGATTTTCTCTTGTCCGATTTGATAGTGCTTGACTGTCCAAAACGGGTCGACTTTGGATTCAATTACAATCAATAGCCGATCAGATTGATCGGTCAACGGATCTCGTGGTCGTTTCTTCTTCACTTCGATAATGCCGAGCGTTGTTTTCAAGGCTGCATATTCTGAATAAATTGTTCGAGTCGCATACTCCATTGTCACCTTGATCCCTTCTTTCTATTTGTGAACACTCGGTTCACCTGAAAATCTATCTGCTACGAAAATGATTCGCCTTCTTTATAAAATTCTCCTGCCAATGAGGACGCGAACTTCTCACCACTCTATAGATAAGATATAGTAAAGACAGACATGGAGGGATTACAAGATGAAAAAACGGGGGAATAAAATCAACCGCGCCCGTAACGTGGCGTTACTGCTCATTTTTGGCGGCATCGGGGTCATGTATCTCGGACTGCTCGCTAAAAGTATCACCTGGCTGATGATTATATTCATGTTGCTCGGTTTCTTGATGGTGTTATCAAGTTCAGCACTTTACTTCATCATTGGAATGGCTTCGACGAAAGCGATCATCGTCACGTGCCCTAACTGCGAGAAAGAGACGAAGATGCTCGGTCGTGTTGATTTATGTATGCATTGCGATGAACCGCTCACGATTGACCGATCACTCGAAGGTAAAGAGTTCGACGAAAAATATAATAAACGTCAATCCCAGCCTCAAGACTAAAAAACACATCCCTCGCAAGGATGTGTTTTTTAGTGCGTATGCGTTTGTTCCGACTGGCACGTCGGGCACGTTCCGTATACTTCAAGACGGTGACGATCGACTTTAAAGCCGGTCAACTGAGAAGCGACCGCTTCAATTTCGTCAAGCACCGGGTAATTGAAGTCGACGACTTTACCGCACGTGTCACAAATGATGTGATAGTGGCGGGACGTGACAAAATCAAACCGGCTCGAGGCGTCTCCGTAATTCATCTCTTGGACGAGTCCGATGTCTTTAAAGACGCGCAAGTTGTTGTACACAGTGGCGACGCTCATGTTCGGAAATCGATCCGAAAGCGCCTTATAAATGTCATCCGCCGTCGGATGACTATGCTCCGTGACGAGGTACTCCAAAATGGCCTGGCGCTGAGGCGTCATTCTGACTCCATGTTCTCGGAGCGACTGAACAGCATGGTCAAGCATCTCGCTTCCCACGGCAATCCCTCATTTCTTCTATTAGAATTCATGCGAAATGTTAGTTAGAATTAACCTATTTCTTACATAGTAATCTTTATAAATAGTGTACTGATTTCTAAACCCTTCGTCAAACGTTGAGCTTAAGCGGTTGACGGCTATGATACAATAAATGCGAATTTGTAAAAGGAGGCAATACATATGTCCACATCACCTACTCGTGAAAAATCAGACGTGTTGTACCAAGACGCGCTGACCCATATCGTCGGCGGCGTCAATAGCCCATCGCGCTCATTCAAGGCAGTTGGCGGCGGAGCCCCGGTCTACATGGACCGTGGCGAAGGTGCTTATTTCTATGATGTCGACGGCAATCGTTACATTGACTATTTGGCTGCTTATGGCCCAATCATCACAGGACATGCGCATCCACACACCCATAACGCGTTGATGACCGCATCGGCGAAAGGACTCCTTTACGGGACCCCTCATGCGCTCGAAGTCGAGTTCGCCAAGAAACTGAAAGCTGCCATCCCATCGATGGATAAAGTCCGCTTCACCAATTCCGGGACGGAAGCCGTCATGACGACCATACGCGTTGCCCGCGCCTACACTGGACGCGAACTCGTCGTCAAGTTCAGCGGCTGCTATCACGGCCACTCAGACTTGATGCTTATCGCCGCAGGAAGCGGGCCCGCGACACTCGGTTTGCCGGATTCAGCCGGCGTCACGCGCGCGACCGCCAAAGAAGTCATCACCGTCCCGTTCAACGATGTCGACGCTTTCCGTGACATGATGAACGAATGGGGCGAACAAGTCGCCTGCGTCCTCGTCGAACCAATCGTCGGAAACTTCGGCATCGTCGAACCGAAACCAGGCTTCCTCCAAGCTGTAAACGACATCACGCATGAGCATGGCGCCCTCGTCATTTACGATGAGGTCATCACGGCGTTCCGTTTCACATACGGTAGCGCGCAACAAGTGTACGGAATCGAGCCAGACATGACGGCGCTCGGGAAAATCATCGGCGGCGGATTGCCGATCGGCGCTTACGGTGGGAAAGCCGAAATCATGGAGACGGTCGCACCGCTCGGACCGGCGTATCAAGCCGGGACGATGGCCGGAAACCCCGCTTCGATGGCGACCGGGATTGCCTGCCTTGAAGTGCTGGAGCAACCGGGTGTCTATGAGACGCTCGATGCCCTCGGAGCGCGTCTTGAAACCGGAATTCGCGAGGCAGCAAACACGCACGGTGTGACGATCACCCTCAACCGCTTGAAAGGGGCGCTCACGGTCTACTTCACAGACGAAATCGTCACCGACTATGACGGTGCGGAAAAGTCGGACGGCGAAGTGTTCGGCCGTTTCTTCAAGCTCATGCTCGAGAACGGCGTCAACTTGGCCCCTTCGAAATACGAGGCCTGGTTCTTGACGACGGAACATACGGAACAAGATATCGACGAGACGATCGCCGCGGTCAACCGCGCGTTCTCTCAGTTGTAAGCAAACGGAGATGCCGCGGCATCTCCGTTTTTTTAAAGGGATGGTCGAATCCAAAGCTGCTCGTAGCGCGGATGACCAAATATGTCGATCGGCACATCGCCGAGAAAGCTCGGGAATCGTCGTTCACGCGCCACATGATAGAGCGGGACGACATACGCCTGTTCGGTCACATAACGTTCGACTTCACGATGGAGACTAGGCCAGACGCCCAAATCGATTTGATGATAGCGATCCATCATGTTCCGGAGCGTCGCGTCTCCGCAGAGCAACTTTCCGACAAGCGATAACTCGCTCGTCATGAACGCCAGAAACGCCAAGTCGAGATCTTCATTCATCATCTCGCCACAAAGGATGATGTCGGCGCGCCGGAGCGTCTCTTCCTCGAACAAAGCTGACAGCGTATAGACGTCGATTTCCACCGTGAAACCTGCGGTCGTCAATTGCCGTGCGAGTAACATGGCGTCTTCCGTCGCCGTCGCGTAAGGCAAATGCAAGAGACGAATCGGACGTGCATCGACGCGGCCTCCCGCTTCTCGTTCCACTTCTAGACTCGCTTCCGGAAAAAATCCGTGGGCGACTTGATGCCGCTCCCCGCCTAGTGCGACGAGTGCCGCCTTATCAATCGTATGGAGAATCGCTCGCCGAACGTCCGGTGCGTCTTTCAACCAAGAATGTCTCATGTTGAAGACGGCGTAACGAGCTCCTGCTTCGGCGATCCATTTCACGAGGCGATGGTCGTCACGCATGCTCCATTCGGCATGGTCCACCTCCGAGAACGTCACGAACTCGACGACATCTAACGAAGGCCGAGGACGCAAGCCGCGATCGAACGCTCGGAAACGCGTGACGTCTTCGGACACACGTTCGAGTTTGAACGGTCCTGTCCCAACCGTTCCTTCAAACCCTTTATACGAAATCGAAGCGGGCGTCTGGGACAAGATTCGCTCGACGTAACCGCGATGCGCCGTTGTATGGATGTCGACGACATAAGGAGCAGGGGAGTCGACGCGCTCAATCGGAGCGAACAACCACCGTTGTTTGCCATATCGCAACAACCGGTTGAGTGAGTAGACGATATCGTTCGCCGAGAGCGACATCCCGTTATGGAACATCACTCCTTTCCGGATATATAAGCGAAAGCCGAAACGTGTCGTTTCTATATGATGGGCGAGCGATGGTCGGATAATCGCTCCGTCCCATTCGAACAAACGATCGAACAAATGACGAGCGAGCGACGCCTCCATCGCGATGTGGATGTCGAGCGGGTCGAGCGAGGCGAGCGCTCTCGTTCGCGGGAAGATGAAACGGTCCTCTTCCGTCTGTTCGAAACCGAAGCGCCCCCAGATGTGCGCCTGAATCTTTTCACGTAATAACGGCGGCCACTCCCATTCCAGCCATTTCGCCGCCTCGGCCATCGTGAGGCGGACGAACGAAGCTTCCACCCATTCCGTCAACGTCTGACCAAACGACGGCACGAACTGAATGATGGACTCATGTCCCC
Encoded here:
- a CDS encoding PstS family phosphate ABC transporter substrate-binding protein, with translation MGDPIEGGRPIIWTIWYVAVFLIIMMALYDFSKLSKTRMKRVALVGTVVGVVFFSSVKGYYVYTAGLRIEERGVELLDYKPFQQDSNLAKLDAPASFKIGSDVPRLDGATALYPLYAAFVEATYPSGNYDPYRPDASRVVSTTTGEAYDRLIYGQADIIFVAGPSDRQIAAAERTDVKFNMTPIGREAFIFFVHEDNPVDSLELEEIQQIYAGDIRNWKEVGGKDDSIRAFQRPEGSGSQTALQRMMGERELMDAPVEDVPEGMGGIIEQAAVYQNHKNAIGFSFRFYASEMITEHDIKLLQVNGVAPTVETIADGTYPITSEFYAITTEERYEQYKPFLDWMTSEEGQALVEQTGYVPLAKD
- a CDS encoding YgzB family protein, producing MKKRGNKINRARNVALLLIFGGIGVMYLGLLAKSITWLMIIFMLLGFLMVLSSSALYFIIGMASTKAIIVTCPNCEKETKMLGRVDLCMHCDEPLTIDRSLEGKEFDEKYNKRQSQPQD
- a CDS encoding ABC transporter substrate-binding protein, which encodes MNPKLVAIYRSALERDQQDVTLREAVSATGYSEKQIKRDIKVWAQAGWVVYRPGQGRGHESIIQFVPSFGQTLTEWVEASFVRLTMAEAAKWLEWEWPPLLREKIQAHIWGRFGFEQTEEDRFIFPRTRALASLDPLDIHIAMEASLARHLFDRLFEWDGAIIRPSLAHHIETTRFGFRLYIRKGVMFHNGMSLSANDIVYSLNRLLRYGKQRWLFAPIERVDSPAPYVVDIHTTAHRGYVERILSQTPASISYKGFEGTVGTGPFKLERVSEDVTRFRAFDRGLRPRPSLDVVEFVTFSEVDHAEWSMRDDHRLVKWIAEAGARYAVFNMRHSWLKDAPDVRRAILHTIDKAALVALGGERHQVAHGFFPEASLEVEREAGGRVDARPIRLLHLPYATATEDAMLLARQLTTAGFTVEIDVYTLSALFEEETLRRADIILCGEMMNEDLDLAFLAFMTSELSLVGKLLCGDATLRNMMDRYHQIDLGVWPSLHREVERYVTEQAYVVPLYHVARERRFPSFLGDVPIDIFGHPRYEQLWIRPSL
- the perR gene encoding peroxide-responsive transcriptional repressor PerR, producing MLDHAVQSLREHGVRMTPQRQAILEYLVTEHSHPTADDIYKALSDRFPNMSVATVYNNLRVFKDIGLVQEMNYGDASSRFDFVTSRHYHIICDTCGKVVDFNYPVLDEIEAVASQLTGFKVDRHRLEVYGTCPTCQSEQTHTH
- a CDS encoding nucleotidyltransferase-like protein; translated protein: MEYATRTIYSEYAALKTTLGIIEVKKKRPRDPLTDQSDRLLIVIESKVDPFWTVKHYQIGQEKIVLHLVSDSMMDRWILMNENRRAIHWIEDGMVLFERNEFLLDLRQRLRNFSNEEQRLQLSLSFAKLLRRFEDGRGLFLQGEYQDAFTQIHHALTHLARLSILEAGIHPEIILWKQVRKLDLEVYKLHEELVSGGESLEQRIHLVIIGMEHLIQSKVLPGTLLLLQAMQQREDAWPFSELMEHPDLQELRVDLGSIISFLVRKGYVRAVARPTKGVGVEAIAYEIS
- a CDS encoding glutamate-1-semialdehyde 2,1-aminomutase, giving the protein MSTSPTREKSDVLYQDALTHIVGGVNSPSRSFKAVGGGAPVYMDRGEGAYFYDVDGNRYIDYLAAYGPIITGHAHPHTHNALMTASAKGLLYGTPHALEVEFAKKLKAAIPSMDKVRFTNSGTEAVMTTIRVARAYTGRELVVKFSGCYHGHSDLMLIAAGSGPATLGLPDSAGVTRATAKEVITVPFNDVDAFRDMMNEWGEQVACVLVEPIVGNFGIVEPKPGFLQAVNDITHEHGALVIYDEVITAFRFTYGSAQQVYGIEPDMTALGKIIGGGLPIGAYGGKAEIMETVAPLGPAYQAGTMAGNPASMATGIACLEVLEQPGVYETLDALGARLETGIREAANTHGVTITLNRLKGALTVYFTDEIVTDYDGAEKSDGEVFGRFFKLMLENGVNLAPSKYEAWFLTTEHTEQDIDETIAAVNRAFSQL